The Clostridium sporogenes region AACTCCATAGAGGATGGTATTTTAGTTATAGACAAAGATTTCTCTGTTAAAGATTTCAATGGGAAACTTTGTGAAATTTTAAAGATATCAGAGGATGAGTTTAATAAATTAGATATAAAGTTACTCCTAAAGGATATTATAAAGGATAAAAATAATTTTAGTAATAATAGAATTAACTATAAAGAATCTAATTTATATCTAGAAAATCGTAAATTAGAATGCAATATAAATGTTTCCCCTGTAAAATTAGAAAATAAGTATATTGGATATGTTATACTGGTTAAAAAAATTGATAGTATTAGAAATGTGGTTAGAAAAATAGCTGGGTTTTCATCTAAATATACCTTTGAAAGTATAATAACTAATAATGAAAGAATGCTTTCTGTAGTTGAGGAAGCTAAAAAAATTGCGGAAAATGAATGCTCTGTTTTAATTACTGGGGAAAGTGGCACTGGTAAAGAATTGTTTGCTCATTCAATTCATAATTTTAGCAGTAGACGTAAAGGGCCATTTATAGCAATAAACTGTGCAGCTCTTCCAAAGGATCTAGTTGAAAGTGAACTTTTTGGATATGAAAAATCTGCTTTTACAGGGGCATCAAAGGATGGAAACCCTGGAAAGTTTGAATTAGCCAATAAAGGTACAATTTTTTTAGATGAAATTGGAGAACTTCCCTTAGAAATTCAATCTAAGTTATTAAGAGTTTTAGATAATCATACAATAACGAGAATAGGTGGAAATTATGAAAGAAAATTAGATGTAAGGGTTATAGCTGCAACAAATAGGAATCTAAACGAAGAAATTAATAAAAATAACTTTAGAGGGGATTTATATTATAGATTAAATGTATTTAATGTAAGATTAATTCCCTTAAGGGAAAGACCAGAAGATATTGAATTGTGTGCAGATTATTTTCTTCAAAGATTAAATGACAAAAATCCTGGAATAAATAAATCCTTTGACAAAGATTTTATAAATTCAATTGTAAACTATAATTGGCCAGGAAATGTAAGAGAGCTTGAAAATGTAATTCAAAGAGCCTATTATTTATCTAAGGATGAAATAATTAAATACTCTTTTATTCCAGAGTATATCAATGGAAATATAAAAGGAGAAGAAATTAGAAATAAAGAAGAAAAAGTTAAAGATAATAAAGAAAAAGTAAAACCACAAACCCTTGAAGAAATGGAAAGAAAGCTAATTATACAAGCTTTAAGGTACTGTAATGGAAATGTTGTTAGTGCTAGTAAGATTATAGGAATTGGTAAAT contains the following coding sequences:
- a CDS encoding sigma-54-dependent Fis family transcriptional regulator, whose translation is MINILEVEKQRENFIKYNDIPKSVRPEILNSWIRCKNYNVDTNNGQGKELPREEFEKTLYRKKDLIQIAIPAMLDLYNVVKDTNYSIILADENAVVLEVIGNEEIMNKNMELHFLKGCKWMERDVGTNAIGTSIYLDKPIQTIGAEHYCKRQHGWTCSASPIHDDKGRIIGVIDLSGDFYDYQIHTLGIVVEAAKTIEKQFAIVQHRKWVEVAFNSIEDGILVIDKDFSVKDFNGKLCEILKISEDEFNKLDIKLLLKDIIKDKNNFSNNRINYKESNLYLENRKLECNINVSPVKLENKYIGYVILVKKIDSIRNVVRKIAGFSSKYTFESIITNNERMLSVVEEAKKIAENECSVLITGESGTGKELFAHSIHNFSSRRKGPFIAINCAALPKDLVESELFGYEKSAFTGASKDGNPGKFELANKGTIFLDEIGELPLEIQSKLLRVLDNHTITRIGGNYERKLDVRVIAATNRNLNEEINKNNFRGDLYYRLNVFNVRLIPLRERPEDIELCADYFLQRLNDKNPGINKSFDKDFINSIVNYNWPGNVRELENVIQRAYYLSKDEIIKYSFIPEYINGNIKGEEIRNKEEKVKDNKEKVKPQTLEEMERKLIIQALRYCNGNVVSASKIIGIGKSTLYRKIEKYGLEEVSKWEK